From Proteiniborus sp. MB09-C3, the proteins below share one genomic window:
- the hflX gene encoding GTPase HflX, producing MYDIQNTDKQEKVLIVGVNLDKKTDIDIESSMNELKELVYAAGGTVISDVVQNKDRIDSAYFIGKGKAEEIALCCEELDIDTVVFNNELTGAQIRNLEGVLNKKIIDRTSLILDIFAKRATSKEGRLQVELAQLKYMLPRLIGLGNQLSRTGGGIGTRGPGEQKLETDRRHISRRIADIEKELKELEGVRRIKRKKRQDSEIPIVALVGYTNAGKSTLLNSLIKLDEEYSEEKEVFVKDMLFATLDTTLRKSVLPNGQGFLITDTVGFVSQLPTKLIEAFKGTLEEVQYADLLLHVVDMTNQDLDIQIKTTLSILKDLEVLDKPMITVFNKADAAENEVILHISGPMIKLSAKTGYNIDILLQMIQDNLPQKFYKVELLVPYSDGSLSTYLFDNTKVASFEYKEKGTLITTVLDSIEYEKYKSFIINNEDD from the coding sequence ATGTACGATATTCAAAATACTGATAAACAAGAAAAAGTACTTATTGTTGGGGTGAATTTAGATAAGAAAACTGATATTGATATTGAGAGTTCTATGAATGAATTAAAGGAGTTAGTTTATGCAGCAGGAGGAACAGTAATAAGTGATGTGGTTCAAAATAAGGATAGAATTGATTCGGCGTATTTTATTGGAAAAGGAAAGGCTGAGGAAATTGCCTTATGCTGTGAAGAATTAGATATTGATACAGTAGTATTCAACAATGAGCTTACAGGAGCTCAAATTCGAAATCTTGAAGGAGTATTAAACAAAAAAATAATAGATAGAACAAGCTTAATATTAGACATATTCGCTAAAAGAGCCACGAGTAAGGAAGGGAGGCTTCAGGTTGAACTTGCTCAACTTAAGTATATGCTGCCTAGACTAATTGGTTTAGGGAATCAACTGTCTAGGACTGGCGGAGGTATTGGAACTAGAGGACCAGGAGAGCAAAAGCTTGAGACTGACAGAAGGCATATTTCTCGCCGTATAGCCGATATTGAAAAAGAGCTGAAGGAACTGGAGGGTGTAAGAAGAATAAAAAGAAAGAAAAGGCAGGATTCTGAGATACCTATAGTTGCTTTAGTAGGCTATACTAATGCAGGAAAATCTACTTTATTGAATAGTCTTATTAAACTTGATGAAGAATATAGCGAAGAAAAGGAAGTATTTGTTAAAGACATGCTGTTTGCTACATTGGATACTACCCTAAGGAAAAGTGTGCTTCCAAATGGTCAAGGATTTCTAATAACTGACACTGTTGGTTTTGTAAGTCAGCTTCCTACAAAGCTAATTGAGGCTTTTAAAGGAACACTAGAAGAAGTACAATATGCTGATTTACTTTTACATGTAGTAGATATGACTAATCAGGATTTAGATATCCAGATAAAAACTACACTTAGTATATTGAAGGATTTAGAGGTTTTGGATAAACCTATGATTACGGTTTTTAATAAAGCAGATGCTGCAGAAAATGAAGTGATTCTTCATATCTCAGGGCCGATGATTAAATTATCTGCTAAAACGGGATACAATATAGATATTTTACTTCAAATGATACAAGACAATTTACCTCAAAAATTTTACAAAGTAGAATTATTGGTACCTTACTCTGATGGCAGCTTGTCTACTTATTTATTTGATAACACTAAGGTTGCCAGCTTTGAATATAAAGAAAAAGGAACCCTAATCACTACAGTGTTAGATTCCATTGAATATGAAAAATATAAAAGTTTTATTATCAATAATGAAGATGATTAA
- a CDS encoding stage V sporulation protein AE produces the protein MKRKIILVTDGDDIAKKAVEKAAINIGGRCISKSAGNPTPISGEEIAKLIDKALYDPVVVMADDIGNPRQGKGEEALAYLLTNPDIEVLGVIAVASNTEGVKGIEVDFSIDHTGRIVENAVNKNGYETDTKILYGDTVDILNNFSIPLIVGIGDIGKICGVDRYTKGAPLITKALKEIVNRSKAN, from the coding sequence ATGAAAAGAAAAATAATTCTGGTTACAGATGGTGATGATATTGCTAAAAAGGCAGTAGAAAAAGCTGCTATAAATATAGGGGGGAGATGTATATCAAAATCTGCTGGTAATCCTACTCCAATAAGTGGCGAAGAAATAGCAAAGTTAATAGACAAAGCTTTATATGATCCTGTAGTAGTTATGGCTGATGATATAGGTAATCCAAGACAAGGAAAAGGAGAGGAGGCATTAGCTTACTTACTTACAAATCCAGATATTGAAGTACTAGGAGTTATAGCAGTAGCTTCTAATACTGAAGGTGTTAAAGGTATAGAGGTGGATTTTTCAATTGATCATACTGGAAGGATTGTAGAGAATGCTGTAAACAAGAATGGATATGAAACAGATACAAAAATATTATATGGTGATACAGTAGACATTCTGAATAACTTTTCTATCCCTCTAATTGTTGGTATTGGTGATATAGGAAAAATCTGTGGTGTTGATAGATATACTAAAGGAGCACCATTAATAACTAAAGCATTAAAGGAAATAGTAAATAGAAGTAAGGCAAATTAA
- a CDS encoding transglycosylase domain-containing protein, whose amino-acid sequence MTQDNSSKDNRKKKKNNGKKKLSAFRLIIVFVLMAGFITTGIVGGYVLAVIKTAPKIDPTSIDDFLHQSSYILDEKGNVIEKLLTEQNRTSVTLDKIPKNLQNAFISIEDERFYDHIGVDFRGIIGALIDDIKAGSAARGASTITQQLARNLYLTTEKSLERKIKEAYLAIQIEKQLTKDQILEAYLNRIYLGQGAYGVQEAAQTYFSKDVGELTLAECALIAGITKNPNSLPPYKLYLPDDVDEDDDVVGQVDILGTRYTAIFNPEPINRQKVILGKMLELTDITHISKEEYEEAMNEDIRSAIKPGKRELMGITSYFSDYVKTQVLNDLMEKAGYTKEEAEKELYTGGLKIYSTMNLDMQQKVEKAYENFGEILVGGNLDKIKAPILVDWSVDKNQNIIGDDKKIVLYKESNLFDESGNLIIEAGTYNATDDGNLIIKNRKLNIYPKTIDIEDYYTIDERKNLVKHVVGSLALAMDNYDVSDKKELIIKSSYLNDNKDFYKITADGTLLIDPKYFQNNDKTGVVQPQSATVVMDYNTGEIKALVGGRDIEGSRLFNRALSQRQPGSAIKPIAVYLPALDNGFTAASSIDDIPFYDNNGKLWPRNWYTGYRGLMTLRESVEQSVNVNAVKTLSNIGIDLSKEYLAKLGIIKEDGKDSIITRQENKATNDENLSALGLGGMTRGLTPLEITSAYGAIANNGLAIEPIAYTKVLDRYDNVILENKPQKTKVASPEASYIMSDILRTTVSNGIAGKAKLRNKMQIPVAGKTGTTQDQADVWFTGYTPYYVAGVWIGNDSPKITMSKGSTLAADFWSYIMTSIHEGYEAKNFPKLEENIVTKQICKISGKLATEICSRDPRGNTTRTEMFVKGTEPTEECDIHVEVAIDTSTGKLASENCPPELIENKVFIKRNPAYNPEEHNGLVPKDYQYTVPTEECDIHFANNDDNNGNNDDEWFDWFDYWFNNNNNNENNENNQNENTNSDSNNN is encoded by the coding sequence ATGACACAGGATAATTCAAGTAAAGATAATAGAAAAAAGAAAAAAAATAATGGAAAGAAAAAACTAAGTGCTTTTAGACTTATTATAGTATTCGTTTTAATGGCTGGATTCATTACAACTGGAATAGTTGGAGGCTATGTACTAGCAGTTATTAAGACTGCACCTAAAATTGATCCCACAAGTATTGACGATTTTCTACATCAGAGCTCCTATATACTTGATGAAAAAGGTAATGTAATAGAAAAACTGCTTACGGAACAAAATAGAACTTCAGTAACCTTAGATAAAATACCTAAAAATCTTCAAAATGCATTTATTTCAATAGAAGATGAAAGGTTTTATGACCACATAGGCGTTGACTTTAGAGGAATAATAGGTGCCCTAATAGATGATATTAAGGCCGGATCTGCAGCTAGGGGTGCAAGTACTATAACTCAGCAATTGGCTAGAAACCTATATTTGACAACTGAAAAAAGTTTAGAGCGTAAGATTAAGGAAGCCTATTTAGCAATTCAGATTGAAAAGCAGCTTACAAAGGATCAAATATTAGAAGCCTATCTTAATAGAATCTACTTAGGGCAAGGTGCATATGGTGTGCAGGAGGCTGCACAAACATATTTTTCAAAGGATGTAGGCGAGCTTACCTTAGCTGAATGTGCATTGATAGCAGGGATTACTAAAAATCCTAATAGCCTACCCCCTTATAAGCTTTACTTACCTGATGATGTAGATGAAGATGACGATGTAGTTGGGCAAGTGGATATCTTAGGAACTAGATATACTGCTATATTTAATCCTGAACCTATCAATAGGCAAAAAGTAATTTTAGGTAAAATGTTGGAACTTACAGATATTACGCATATTAGTAAGGAAGAATATGAAGAGGCTATGAATGAAGATATTAGAAGTGCCATTAAGCCAGGTAAGAGGGAGCTAATGGGGATCACTTCTTACTTCTCAGACTATGTGAAAACACAGGTCTTAAACGATTTAATGGAAAAGGCTGGATATACAAAGGAAGAAGCAGAAAAAGAGCTTTACACAGGTGGTTTAAAAATTTATTCTACTATGAACTTAGATATGCAGCAAAAAGTCGAAAAGGCATATGAGAACTTTGGAGAAATCCTAGTTGGTGGAAATTTAGATAAAATTAAAGCCCCTATTCTTGTTGACTGGTCTGTTGATAAGAATCAAAATATTATTGGGGATGATAAAAAAATAGTTCTTTATAAAGAATCAAATCTATTTGATGAAAGTGGAAATTTGATCATCGAAGCTGGAACCTATAATGCAACTGATGATGGAAATCTGATTATTAAAAACAGAAAACTGAACATTTATCCAAAAACTATTGACATTGAAGATTATTATACGATAGATGAAAGAAAAAACCTTGTTAAACATGTTGTAGGCTCTTTGGCACTTGCAATGGATAACTATGATGTTAGTGACAAGAAAGAACTTATTATTAAAAGTTCTTATCTAAATGACAATAAGGATTTCTATAAAATAACTGCTGATGGCACGCTATTAATAGATCCTAAATATTTTCAAAATAATGATAAGACTGGAGTTGTTCAGCCTCAATCAGCAACAGTTGTAATGGATTACAATACAGGTGAAATAAAAGCTTTAGTTGGTGGAAGAGATATTGAAGGTAGCAGGCTTTTTAATAGAGCACTTTCTCAGCGTCAACCAGGTTCTGCAATAAAACCTATTGCAGTCTATCTACCTGCGCTTGATAATGGGTTTACTGCTGCAAGTTCTATTGATGATATACCTTTTTATGATAATAATGGAAAACTATGGCCTAGAAACTGGTATACGGGTTATCGTGGTCTAATGACACTAAGGGAATCTGTAGAGCAATCTGTTAACGTAAACGCTGTTAAGACGTTAAGTAATATTGGTATTGATTTATCTAAAGAATATCTGGCGAAGCTTGGTATAATAAAAGAAGATGGAAAGGATAGTATCATAACTAGACAAGAAAATAAAGCAACTAATGATGAAAACTTATCTGCTTTAGGTTTAGGTGGGATGACTAGGGGACTCACTCCATTAGAGATAACCTCTGCTTATGGAGCTATTGCTAATAATGGTCTAGCTATAGAGCCTATAGCATATACTAAAGTGTTAGATAGATATGATAATGTCATCTTGGAGAATAAACCTCAGAAAACAAAAGTAGCATCCCCTGAAGCTTCTTATATCATGTCAGATATCTTAAGAACTACTGTATCAAATGGTATAGCTGGAAAAGCAAAGCTTAGAAACAAAATGCAAATACCAGTAGCTGGAAAAACAGGTACTACTCAAGATCAAGCTGATGTATGGTTTACAGGATATACTCCTTATTATGTTGCTGGAGTCTGGATAGGAAATGATTCTCCCAAAATTACAATGTCAAAAGGTAGTACACTAGCAGCTGATTTTTGGTCGTATATTATGACAAGTATTCATGAAGGATATGAAGCTAAAAACTTCCCTAAACTTGAAGAGAATATCGTGACTAAACAGATTTGTAAAATATCTGGTAAGCTTGCAACCGAAATATGCTCTCGTGATCCAAGAGGAAATACCACAAGAACTGAGATGTTTGTAAAGGGAACGGAGCCTACAGAAGAATGTGATATTCACGTAGAAGTTGCAATAGATACAAGTACAGGAAAGCTAGCTTCAGAAAATTGTCCTCCAGAATTAATTGAAAACAAAGTATTTATTAAGCGTAATCCAGCTTATAACCCTGAAGAACATAATGGACTAGTGCCAAAGGATTACCAATACACTGTGCCTACTGAAGAATGTGACATTCACTTTGCAAATAATGATGATAATAATGGTAATAATGATGATGAATGGTTTGATTGGTTTGATTACTGGTTTAACAATAACAACAACAATGAGAACAACGAGAATAACCAAAATGAAAACACTAACTCAGATTCTAACAATAATTAA
- the spoVAD gene encoding stage V sporulation protein AD: MAQKRLGKQTVVLENPPSIISTASIVGPKEGDGPLKDYFDLILDDDLWGEESWEKSEAKLQLEAVKLALNNAKIVPSQVDYLFAGDLLNQITSSSYAARELKIPFFGLYGACSTKTESLSLGAMAIDGGFADTVVSVTSSHFSTAERQYRFPLEHGNQRPLTAQWTVTGSGASVLSSYGNGPYITHLTTGRIIDPGIVNANNMGPAMAPAAADTIIQHFRDTGFKPENYDMIITGDLAAVGKDIAEELIAKEGYDISNIFMDCGIEIFDAERQDTHAGGSGCGCSAVVFAGYLYKALKTGKLKRIMLVSTGALLSPTIIQQGESIPGIAHAVTISNEK, from the coding sequence TTGGCTCAAAAGAGATTAGGAAAGCAAACGGTAGTTTTGGAAAATCCACCTTCTATAATTTCTACAGCTAGCATAGTAGGACCGAAGGAAGGAGATGGCCCTTTAAAGGATTATTTTGACCTCATATTAGACGATGATTTATGGGGAGAGGAAAGCTGGGAAAAAAGTGAAGCAAAATTACAGTTAGAAGCAGTAAAATTAGCTCTAAATAATGCTAAAATAGTGCCATCACAAGTAGATTACTTATTTGCTGGTGATTTATTAAATCAAATAACCTCCTCATCTTATGCCGCAAGGGAGTTAAAGATTCCTTTCTTTGGTCTATATGGGGCATGCTCTACTAAAACGGAGTCCTTAAGTCTAGGTGCAATGGCTATAGATGGGGGCTTTGCAGATACAGTTGTAAGTGTCACATCAAGTCATTTTAGTACAGCAGAAAGGCAATATAGATTTCCACTGGAGCATGGCAATCAAAGGCCTCTAACTGCACAATGGACAGTCACAGGGTCAGGTGCTTCCGTACTATCCTCCTATGGTAATGGACCTTATATAACTCACTTGACTACAGGAAGGATTATTGATCCAGGAATAGTTAATGCCAATAATATGGGACCTGCTATGGCTCCTGCTGCTGCAGATACTATAATTCAACATTTTAGAGATACTGGTTTTAAACCAGAAAATTACGATATGATAATAACAGGAGATTTAGCTGCTGTAGGAAAGGATATTGCAGAGGAGTTAATAGCAAAAGAAGGATATGATATATCAAATATATTTATGGATTGCGGGATTGAAATATTTGATGCAGAAAGGCAAGATACTCATGCTGGTGGAAGTGGATGTGGATGTTCGGCAGTCGTCTTTGCGGGATATCTTTATAAGGCATTGAAAACAGGTAAACTTAAAAGAATAATGTTAGTTTCCACTGGAGCTCTTCTTTCACCAACTATAATACAACAAGGTGAATCTATACCTGGAATAGCGCATGCAGTGACCATTAGTAATGAGAAATAG
- the spoIIAB gene encoding anti-sigma F factor: protein MIQNSMRLEFPSKSQNESFARVVVASFAAQLDPTIEELSDVKTAVSEAVTNAIIHGYEDKIGTVIVECKIEDNKIEIIVEDKGVGIEDINKATEPFYTSRPELERSGMGFTVMETFMDELELFSELGKGTKIKMVKVFRSVKVEE, encoded by the coding sequence ATGATACAAAATAGTATGAGATTAGAATTCCCTAGCAAATCACAGAATGAGTCCTTTGCTAGAGTAGTAGTAGCATCTTTTGCAGCTCAGTTGGACCCAACCATTGAAGAATTATCAGATGTGAAGACTGCTGTTTCAGAAGCTGTTACAAATGCAATAATTCATGGATATGAAGATAAAATTGGTACAGTGATTGTAGAGTGTAAAATTGAAGATAATAAAATTGAGATTATTGTTGAAGATAAGGGAGTAGGAATTGAAGATATAAATAAGGCTACTGAGCCATTTTATACTTCAAGACCAGAGCTTGAAAGATCAGGAATGGGCTTTACTGTTATGGAAACATTCATGGATGAACTAGAACTATTTTCAGAGTTAGGGAAGGGAACCAAGATTAAAATGGTGAAAGTTTTTAGAAGTGTAAAAGTTGAGGAATAG
- the sigF gene encoding RNA polymerase sporulation sigma factor SigF — protein METSSVKKNNYGLLGHSETMNLIKKAQQGDENAQTLLVNHNLGLVKSVLRRFVNRGHEPEDLYQLGCIGLLKAIQKFDINYDVKFSTYAVPMIIGEIKRFLRDDGIIKVSRSLKQTAMKANIAKEKLAKELGREPNIQEIAEEICVDKEEIVMALDSNVQPDYLYDVIHQNDGSPIHLIDRVMTSEDEDVGVLDKITLKQILSQLKPRDRQIIIMRYFKDKTQTEIANMLGISQVQVSRIEKRVLHDMRDMLTKV, from the coding sequence ATGGAAACAAGCTCTGTTAAAAAAAATAATTATGGCTTGTTAGGTCACTCTGAAACAATGAATTTAATAAAAAAAGCCCAACAAGGTGATGAAAATGCACAAACTTTATTGGTAAACCATAATCTTGGTCTTGTAAAAAGTGTACTTAGAAGATTTGTAAATCGTGGACATGAACCTGAAGATTTGTATCAATTAGGTTGTATTGGTCTATTAAAAGCAATTCAAAAATTTGATATTAACTATGATGTGAAATTTTCTACATATGCAGTTCCCATGATAATTGGAGAAATAAAAAGATTTTTAAGAGATGATGGAATAATAAAAGTTAGTAGATCTTTAAAGCAGACAGCTATGAAAGCTAATATTGCAAAGGAAAAGCTAGCAAAAGAGCTTGGGAGAGAGCCGAATATTCAGGAAATAGCTGAGGAGATATGTGTAGATAAAGAGGAAATTGTAATGGCTTTGGACTCAAATGTTCAGCCTGATTATTTGTATGATGTGATTCATCAAAACGATGGATCTCCTATACATTTAATAGATAGAGTTATGACGAGTGAAGACGAGGATGTAGGAGTTTTAGATAAAATAACTTTAAAGCAGATTTTAAGTCAGTTGAAGCCTAGAGATAGACAGATTATCATTATGAGATATTTTAAGGATAAAACTCAGACTGAAATAGCCAATATGCTTGGGATTTCTCAAGTTCAAGTATCAAGAATTGAAAAAAGAGTTCTTCACGACATGAGAGATATGTTAACAAAGGTATGA
- a CDS encoding NUDIX hydrolase, whose translation MIFRSCAGGVVFHEDKVFIMQNDKNEWVLPKGKIRDGFLASETAMERVREEAGLDVEIISTAGETSYEFYSFSRQQPVCNEITWFIMDSKDTNYVVNKDYGILDAGFYSIEEAIDMITYSQDKSLVSLSYRKFLKLKEKEAILV comes from the coding sequence ATGATTTTTAGAAGTTGCGCAGGCGGTGTAGTTTTTCATGAGGATAAGGTTTTCATTATGCAAAACGATAAAAATGAATGGGTTCTACCAAAAGGTAAAATTCGTGATGGTTTCTTAGCTTCTGAGACAGCGATGGAGCGTGTCAGAGAGGAAGCAGGGCTTGATGTGGAGATTATATCTACAGCCGGAGAAACTAGTTACGAATTTTATTCTTTTTCTAGGCAACAACCAGTATGCAATGAAATAACATGGTTCATCATGGATTCTAAAGACACTAATTATGTAGTGAATAAAGATTATGGAATATTAGATGCAGGATTTTATAGTATTGAAGAAGCTATTGACATGATAACATATAGTCAAGATAAGTCTTTAGTAAGCCTTTCTTATAGGAAATTCTTAAAGCTGAAGGAAAAAGAAGCCATTTTGGTATAA
- a CDS encoding stage V sporulation protein AA, whose amino-acid sequence MGGIIIDNVKVFLQIEPKITAEPGQIIKIKDIASIFCTDKKAEKSILELEVHNISGRKINDVIPALRIIKTIYKYDENIDLTVMGEAEILIDVQGDTNESKLFSIIKTVIVCFILFLGAGLAIVNFHADVNMDKSLQIIYRMVTGEENHKPLILLIPYSIGIGVGMATFFNHVFQKKWKKEPSPLEVEMFMYEKNIDDYILDKTKHN is encoded by the coding sequence ATGGGGGGAATTATTATCGATAATGTAAAAGTATTTTTACAAATAGAACCTAAAATTACAGCAGAACCAGGACAGATAATTAAAATTAAAGATATTGCTTCAATATTTTGTACTGATAAAAAGGCAGAAAAATCTATATTAGAGCTGGAAGTACACAATATATCTGGAAGAAAAATAAATGATGTGATTCCAGCATTAAGAATTATTAAAACAATATATAAGTATGATGAAAATATAGATTTAACAGTAATGGGAGAGGCAGAGATATTAATAGATGTCCAAGGAGATACTAATGAGAGTAAGCTATTTAGCATAATTAAGACAGTCATAGTATGCTTTATTCTTTTCCTTGGAGCAGGCCTAGCCATAGTAAATTTTCATGCTGATGTAAACATGGATAAATCATTACAGATAATATATCGTATGGTTACAGGTGAGGAAAACCACAAACCTCTTATATTGTTAATACCATATTCAATAGGAATTGGTGTGGGCATGGCTACATTTTTTAATCATGTATTTCAAAAGAAATGGAAAAAGGAACCTAGTCCACTTGAAGTTGAAATGTTTATGTATGAAAAAAATATTGATGATTATATTTTAGATAAAACTAAACATAATTAA
- the spoVAC gene encoding stage V sporulation protein AC, whose translation MDKINQKDYYEYVKKKMPKPNYLKNCIWAFIVGGLISVVGQFITNYFKNNGLDKKAVAAATAIVLVFLGAFFTGLGLYDKLGKKAGAGSIVPITGFANSIVSPAMEFKREGFVLGVASKMFVIAGPVLVYGYGSSILVGIIYLLLKK comes from the coding sequence ATGGATAAAATAAATCAAAAAGACTATTATGAATATGTAAAGAAGAAAATGCCCAAGCCTAATTATCTGAAAAATTGTATCTGGGCTTTTATTGTCGGAGGATTAATCAGTGTTGTGGGACAGTTTATAACAAATTACTTTAAAAATAATGGACTAGATAAAAAAGCTGTAGCTGCTGCAACAGCTATAGTATTAGTTTTTCTAGGAGCATTTTTCACTGGTCTTGGATTATATGATAAGCTTGGCAAAAAAGCAGGGGCTGGATCCATAGTTCCTATCACAGGTTTTGCAAACTCAATAGTATCACCAGCAATGGAGTTTAAAAGGGAGGGCTTTGTACTTGGCGTAGCCTCCAAAATGTTTGTTATTGCAGGACCTGTATTAGTATATGGATATGGAAGCTCAATATTGGTTGGTATTATTTATTTATTACTAAAGAAATAA
- the spoVAE gene encoding stage V sporulation protein AE, with amino-acid sequence MDFIKAFIVGGIICVIGQIIMDTTKLTPAHVLVLFVTSGVVLTAVGIYEPIVEFGGAGATVPLPGFGYSLAKGVIEAVKKDGIIGAFTGGITATAGGVAAAIFFGYIMALIFNPKTKQ; translated from the coding sequence ATGGATTTTATTAAGGCTTTTATAGTAGGAGGAATTATATGTGTAATTGGGCAAATAATCATGGACACTACAAAGCTTACTCCTGCTCATGTACTCGTATTATTTGTAACATCTGGTGTTGTACTTACTGCAGTAGGAATATATGAGCCTATAGTAGAATTTGGAGGCGCAGGAGCTACAGTTCCGTTGCCAGGGTTCGGTTATTCATTGGCAAAGGGTGTAATTGAGGCAGTTAAAAAGGATGGTATAATAGGCGCTTTTACAGGGGGAATAACTGCAACTGCTGGAGGAGTGGCTGCAGCAATTTTCTTTGGCTATATTATGGCTCTTATTTTTAACCCTAAAACTAAGCAATAG
- a CDS encoding stage V sporulation protein AB, whose protein sequence is MVKQLFLCIVALSGGALVGTAAAAFITLLDIVPRLAQVTDTSDKIGLYEIILFTSMTVFSLSTLMGWSVGIKSKVFLILIGFILGAFIGLLASALAEVLNVMPVLFRRVRIEKYIIAVLIAIALGKMVGSFFSWSIIGKH, encoded by the coding sequence ATGGTAAAACAATTATTTTTATGTATAGTTGCTCTATCTGGTGGCGCATTAGTTGGTACAGCAGCAGCAGCCTTTATAACTCTTCTTGATATTGTTCCAAGATTGGCACAAGTTACTGACACATCAGACAAAATTGGATTATATGAAATTATCTTATTCACTTCAATGACTGTCTTCTCACTATCAACCTTGATGGGTTGGAGTGTGGGAATTAAATCTAAGGTATTTCTTATACTAATTGGGTTTATCTTAGGTGCTTTTATTGGTTTATTGGCTTCTGCTTTAGCAGAGGTACTAAATGTTATGCCTGTATTATTTAGAAGAGTTAGAATTGAGAAATATATTATTGCAGTACTTATAGCAATTGCTTTGGGAAAGATGGTGGGCTCTTTCTTTAGTTGGAGTATTATAGGAAAACACTAA
- the yunB gene encoding sporulation protein YunB — protein sequence MRRRSKKKKVFIIVVIILVLSIYGFIWIDRNVKPTLLAVSEVQARKIATQAINEAVKNKIKDDIKYKDLIFVNFDKEGKVTMMQANTIMMNSIASDVALEVQDNIRNVATKQVKIPIGNALNSNLITGPYINLTIVPQGTVTVDFTTEFVESGINQTIHKVYLVIITEVRVIVPLASDVIRIVTNIPVAETIIVGDVPESYVFIPERDIPNIIDVE from the coding sequence TTGAGAAGAAGAAGTAAAAAGAAAAAAGTATTTATTATTGTCGTCATTATTTTGGTTTTATCAATATACGGGTTTATATGGATAGATAGAAATGTAAAACCTACTCTACTTGCAGTATCTGAGGTTCAAGCTAGAAAAATAGCTACACAAGCAATAAATGAAGCAGTTAAGAATAAAATAAAGGATGATATTAAATATAAAGATCTCATATTCGTTAATTTTGATAAAGAAGGTAAGGTCACTATGATGCAGGCAAATACTATTATGATGAATAGTATAGCTTCAGATGTAGCATTAGAGGTTCAAGATAATATTAGAAATGTTGCTACTAAACAGGTTAAGATACCTATTGGCAATGCACTTAACTCAAACTTAATCACTGGCCCTTATATCAATTTAACTATAGTACCTCAAGGTACGGTTACAGTAGATTTTACTACAGAATTTGTTGAATCTGGAATTAATCAGACTATACATAAGGTATATCTAGTTATAATTACAGAAGTAAGAGTAATAGTTCCTTTAGCTTCAGATGTTATAAGAATAGTTACTAATATACCAGTAGCAGAGACAATCATAGTAGGAGATGTGCCTGAGAGCTATGTCTTTATACCAGAAAGAGACATTCCAAATATAATAGATGTAGAATAA
- a CDS encoding DUF3189 family protein, which produces MNIIYHCVGGSHSSVLAAAIHLGLLPDDRKPTKEDILGISFFDTLSKQEQGKILLRGLDENGNKVFTLSRQFAPHLVLPAIEDAYQLGGGQLSDLLLVSTMSPVNWLMKIGGFSSRRLHLVAFGRPIAAYGTAKAYDKIAQLVNNAKKMIN; this is translated from the coding sequence ATGAACATTATATATCACTGTGTAGGAGGCTCTCATTCATCAGTATTAGCTGCTGCCATACATTTAGGTTTACTTCCTGATGACAGAAAACCAACAAAGGAAGACATACTAGGTATCTCTTTCTTTGACACATTATCTAAACAAGAACAAGGCAAAATATTACTAAGAGGATTAGATGAAAACGGAAATAAGGTATTTACATTAAGTAGACAATTTGCCCCTCATTTAGTATTACCTGCAATTGAAGATGCATATCAGTTAGGAGGAGGACAATTAAGTGATTTACTCCTTGTAAGTACTATGAGCCCCGTAAATTGGCTAATGAAAATTGGTGGTTTTTCTTCCAGAAGGCTACATTTAGTAGCCTTTGGAAGACCGATAGCTGCCTATGGCACCGCAAAAGCCTATGACAAGATTGCTCAATTAGTAAACAATGCTAAGAAGATGATTAATTAA